A window of the Podospora bellae-mahoneyi strain CBS 112042 chromosome 6, whole genome shotgun sequence genome harbors these coding sequences:
- a CDS encoding hypothetical protein (COG:F; COG:P; EggNog:ENOG503PBKB), whose translation MVKALLIFLMQFLVLCLGKWVGPTYKGVSCKHSPLSSHDISSLTHMLAQKMDSPLRHELNLALGLARQAALISRTVLSEFLLTHQKSEVDSVTKSDFSPVTVADFAIQALLAGTLSKAFPDDGLVGEESADELRKDPRLLHKVAAVLKVAKGWEARDENHVCDVIDLCKGEGKGRTWVFDPIDGTKTFLKGQQYAINIALLAEGEGWRGREEVMSVVACPLLDWTLGAMGGATVINDASVDKTGKGAVIYCVKGHGVFVEPLFNKTDDEKPRRVPQHASQVTAIEELKSVTCWQSLDSGVDTMHERVAERLGMDFPGNDLLGWVNRWVCLALGLANTTIWVYKKRERKAKIWDHAGAMLLFKEVGGKITDVDGKDIDLTQGRLLGQNFGFLAAPQRVHGLVLEALKEAMRERENLNTVSGST comes from the coding sequence ATGGTCAAGGCCCTTCTTATTTTTTTGATGCAGTTCCTCGTGTTATGTCTGGGAAAGTGGGTCGGTCCCACATATAAGGGGGTGTCTTGCAAACATTCCCCTCTTTCGAGTCACGACATATCCTCACTCACACACATGCTCGCTCAAAAAATGGATTCGCCACTCCGCCACGAACTCAATCTCGCACTTGGGCTAGCTCGCCAAGCTGCCTTGATCAGCCGGACTGTCTTATCTGAGTTCCTTCTCACTCACCAGAAAAGCGAGGTTGATTCGGTAACAAAAAGCGACTTCAGCCCCGTTACTGTGGCCGACTTTGCCATTCAGGCCCTTCTGGCTGGCACCCTCAGTAAGGCATTCCCCGACGATGGGCTAGTGGGTGAGGAATCGGCAGACGAGCTGAGGAAAGACCCTCGACTGCTGCACAAGGTTGCGGCCGTATTAAAAGTCGCAAAAGGCTGGGAGGCAAGAGACGAGAATCATGTGTGTGATGTCATTGACCTCTGCAAAGgcgaggggaagggaaggacgTGGGTATTTGATCCCATTGATGGCACCAAGACATTCCTCAAGGGACAGCAATATGCCATCAATATTGCCTTGTTGGCagaaggggaaggttggCGGGGCAGGGAGGAAGTCATGAGTGTGGTTGCTTGTCCGCTCTTGGACTGGACGCTGGGAGCCATGGGGGGAGCAACGGTGATAAATGACGCGTCTGTGGACAAAACAGGGAAAGGGGCAGTCATTTACTGTGTCAAAGGCCATGGGGTTTTCGTCGAACCATTGTTCAACAAGACAGACGACGAAAAGCCGAGACGGGTCCCTCAACATGCAAGCCAAGTCACGGCAATCGAGGAACTGAAGAGTGTGACCTGCTGGCAGAGTCTAGACTCGGGAGTTGACACGATGCATGAAAGGGTAGCTGAAAGACTGGGCATGGACTTTCCGGGGAACGACCTTCTCGGATGGGTAAATCGATGGGTGTGCCTTGCGCTTGGCCTAGCAAACACCACGATATGGGTATacaaaaagagagagagaaaggcAAAAATATGGGATCATGCGGGTGCCATGCTTCTTTTtaaggaggttggtggcaAAATTACGGATGTTGATGGGAAAGATATCGATTTGACCCAAGGGAGGCTGTTGGGCCAAAATTTCGGCTTCCTGGCGGCACCACAAAGGGTTCATGGATTGGTGTTGGAAGCATTGAAAGAGGCCatgagggaaagggaaaatcTTAACACGGTGAGCGGATCTACCTGA
- the PIN4 gene encoding Peptidyl-prolyl cis-trans isomerase pin4 (COG:A; EggNog:ENOG503NZ7N) yields the protein MSEQSGYYSGYAQQPTRSSPISSRTGFNTVSGLPSAMRPQQRHQIDSFTQGSASLFPAEDRFNPYESNSFRQQQQQHRAPPTPGFPTDNYIANAQAWAYNGANTVNGAMGDSRLRPSASRRAALPTEWTMSGEQGLGSQALNTPSTQYSVMANFNSQSMGMISGDGYGSERHGFANGMYDPRHDAKSMSSDLIPTAIVIKNIPFNVRKEMLTSIMSDLGLPQPYAFNYHFDNGIFRGLAFANFQSPLDTQTVIEQLNGYEVQGRKLRVEYKKMLPEHERERIEREKREKRGQLEEQHQPLTLQHQSSMHSLNAAHSTRSRTSPLRDVDLNNPDTLQFYTELTLFRNDPNREILVFPSTITPHQRRTVHILAHNMGLEHRSVGEGPQRQLHVLKESAPPASLVHNLPGVSADAHRRGLSRAATIDFAETRNSGPGHYATMGRSSRHGPTLELPDSPDGGLNALRGVKSFADLRSYTPSPSLSSTGFPQAGSVAQYGEYSANLAGQNSSLTTPTTPGTNSNNDPSMLIPDLSGMTLSENFGSNRLRPRDAPGAIGSQRPVMNGSSTRSIPERQPLGPNGDWGEGMAGFAARGRANGHMQRGSESSDTAVRSATTSAARFQ from the exons ATGAGCGAACAGTCGGGCTACTACAGCGGCTATGCGCAGCAGCCAACACGGTCCTCCCCCATTTCGTCCAGGACGGGCTTCAACACCGTCTCCGGACTCCCAAGCGCCATGCGGCCTCAGCAGCGCCACCAGATAGACTCCTTCACCCAGGGATCTGCCTCTCTATTTCCTGCCGAGGACCGCTTCAACCCCTACGAAAGCAACTCTTTcagacaacagcaacaacaacacagagcaccaccaacaccaggcTTCCCGACCGACAATTATATTGCCAATGCCCAGGCATGGGCGTACAACGGTGCCAACACGGTGAACGGAGCAATGGGCGACAGCAGGCTTCGGCCGAGTGCCTCTCGCAGAGCAGCTCTGCCCACG GAATGGACCATGAGCGGCGAGCAAGGTCTGGGGAGTCAGGCCCTCAACACCCCTTCAACACAGTATTCGGTCATGGCCAACTTTAACAGCCAGAGCATGGGGATGATTAGTGGTGATGGCTATGGCTCCGAGCGGCATGGCTTTGCGAATGGCATGTACGACCCTCGTCACGATGCCAAGTCCATGTCTAGCGACCTGATTCCGACCGCCATTGTCATCAAGAACATCCCGTTCAATGTTCGCAAGGAAATGCTCACATCCATCATGTCGGACCTGGGACTACCCCAGCCATATGCCTTCAACTACCACTTTGACAACGGCATTTTCCGGGGACTGGCCTTTGCCAACTTTCAGAGCCCTCTCGACACACAGACTGTCATTGAGCAGCTGAACGGATACGAGGTTCAGGGCCGCAAGCTGAGAGTCGAATACAAGAAGATGCTGCCAGAGCACGAAAGGGAGAGGATTGAACGCGAGAAGCGGGAGAAGAGAGGCCAGTTAGAGGAGCAGCACCAGCCCCTAACACTGCAACACCAGTCCTCGATGCACTCTCTAAATGCCGCCCACAGCACCCGATCCCGCACTTCGCCGCTGC GGGATGTGGACCTCAACAATCCAGACACTCTGCAGTTCTACACGGAGCTTACCCTGTTCCGCAACGATCCCAACCGTGAAATCCTGGTTTTCCCCTCTACCATTACACCGCATCAGCGCCGAACCGTCCACATTCTCGCGCACAATATGGGACTGGAGCATCGCTCGGTTGGCGAGGGGCCGCAGAGACAGCTGCACGTTCTCAAAGAGTCCGCGCCACCTGCGTCCCTCGTGCACAACCTGCCGGGTGTGTCGGCCGATGCCCACCGCCGTGGTCTGAGCCGTGCTGCTACCATCGACTTTGCTGAGACCCGGAACAGTGGACCAGGCCACTATGCCACCATGGGCCGCTCTAGCCGTCATGGCCCGACATTGGAGCTTCCGGACAGCCCAGATGGTGGGCTAAATGCGCTCCGCGGCGTCAAGTCGTTTGCCGACCTGCGTTCGTACACGCCCAGCCCTTCCCTGTCCTCGACAGGCTTTCCTCAAGCTGGCAGTGTAGCTCAGTACGGAGAGTACAGCGCCAATCTTGCCGGTCAGAACAGCTCATTGACCACACCCACGACTCCGGGTACCAACTCCAACAATGATCCCTCCATGTTGATCCCGGACCTCAGTGGCATGACATTGAGCGAGAACTTTGGCAGCAACAGACTGCGCCCTCGGGACGCACCTGGCGCCATCGGCAGCCAGCGGCCCGTGATGAACGGGTCCAGCACCCGCAGCATTCCCGAACGTCAGCCACTGGGCCCAAATGGAGATTGGGGTGAAGGCATGGCCGGTTTTGCTGCCCGCGGCCGGGCCAATGGCCACATGCAACGGGGAAGCG AGTCTTCAGATACCGCGGTGCGTTCGGCAACCACTTCCGCGGCCAGGTTCCAATAG
- a CDS encoding hypothetical protein (EggNog:ENOG503NYE3; COG:S), which translates to MHSWSTLTAAFALLANGVAAQNMLRFACSQLVVDRVDPLVNPGVRYTPHLHQIVGGNSFNLTMEPVEYDLVKRSTCTSCSFPQDLSNYWTAVMFFKHKNGSYHRVPQVGNGGPQGQLINKGGLDIYYIPSGKTTAFRPGFRMLAGNAANTEDSKVSKANICHRCWTSTNEGNFIGGAPCTGSDTVAIPQEPRCKMIRQTIIFPHCWDGKNLDTPDHKSHVAYGQGSGATGGGACPSSHPVKLPQLMYELMWNVTNFSDKNMWPTSGPAFVYSMNLGGSAAHGDYVFGWEGDTLQRAMDKGCNLNRACPAAGLTYQPPEVYNACNIKQQAPEPVDGWLKAMPMGDVAIKA; encoded by the exons ATGCATTCGTGGTCTACCCTCACCGCGGCTTTTGCGCTGCTGGCCAACGGAGTTGCCGCTCAGAACATGTTGCGGTTCGCCTGCTCCCAGCTCGTTGTCGACCGTGTCGATCCTCTCGTCAACCCCGGCGTCCGCTACActccccatcttcaccaGATTGTTGGTGGTAACTCCTTCAACCTGACCATGGAGCCAGTCGAGTATGACTTGGTCAAGAGATCGACCTGCACATCCTGCTCGTTCCCCCAGGATCTGTCCAACTACTGGACGGCCGTCATGTTTTTCAAGCACAAGAACGGATCGTATCACCGTGTTCCCCAAGTCGGCAACGGCGGTCCCCAGGGTCAACTCATCAACAAGGGTGGTCTCGACATCTACTACATTCCCAGCGGCAAGACCACCGCCTTCAGACCT GGCTTCCGCATGCTTGCCGGTAACGCGGCCAACACCGAGGACAGCAAGGTTTCCAAGGCCAACATCTGCCATCGTTGCTGGACATCGACCAACGAGGGCAACTTCATCGGCGGTGCTCCCTGCACTGGCTCTGATACCGTCGCCATCCCTCAGGAGCCGCGCTGCAAGATGATCCGCCagaccatcatcttcccccaCTGCTGGGACGGCAAGAACCTTGACACCCCCGACCACAAGTCCCACGTCGCCTACGGCCAGGGCTCTGGTGCCACTGGCGGCGGCGCCTGCCCATCCAGCCACCCCGTCAAGCTTCCTCAGCTCATGTACGAGCTGATGTGGAACGTGACCAACTTCAGTGATAAGAACATGTGGCCCACCTCGGGCCCTGCCTTTGTCTACAGCATGAACCTTGGCGGATCTGCCGCTCACGGTGACTACGTCTTCGGCTGGGAAGGCGACACTCTTCAGCGTGCCATGGACAAGGGCTGCAACCTCAACCGTGCTTGCCCTGCTGCTGGTCTTACTTACCAGCCTCCCGAGGTTTACAACGCTTGCAACATCAAGCAGCAGGCTCCCGAGCCCGTCGACGGCT GGCTCAAGGCCATGCCGATGGGCGATGTCGCCATTAAGGCTTAA